The following are from one region of the Azospirillum sp. TSH100 genome:
- a CDS encoding dihydrodipicolinate synthase family protein has translation MSSSARPYRGVFPVVPTIFTESGELDLDGQKRCVDFMIDAGSTGLCILANFSEQFVLTDDERTVLMETMLSHVAGRVPVIVTTTHFSTRACADRSRRAQDLGAAMVMVMPPYHGATIRVPEAGIVEFFQRVSDAIDIPIMIQDAPVSGTPLPAPLLARMAREIANVSYFKIEVPQAAAKLRTLIELGGDAIEGPWDGEEAITLLADLDAGATGAMTGGGYPDGIRQIVDPYLAGDREAAVAAYGRWLPLINHENRQCGIATAKILMKEGGVIKSDAMRHPMASPHPISREGLLDAAKRLDPLVLRWAR, from the coding sequence ATGTCGTCCAGCGCCCGCCCCTATCGTGGCGTCTTCCCAGTCGTCCCCACCATCTTCACCGAATCGGGAGAACTGGACCTCGATGGTCAGAAGCGCTGCGTCGATTTCATGATCGACGCCGGCTCCACCGGCCTGTGCATCCTCGCCAACTTCTCCGAACAGTTCGTGCTGACCGACGACGAGCGCACGGTGCTGATGGAGACGATGCTGTCCCATGTCGCCGGCCGGGTGCCGGTGATCGTCACCACCACCCATTTCAGCACCCGCGCCTGCGCCGACCGCAGCCGCCGCGCCCAGGATCTGGGGGCCGCGATGGTCATGGTGATGCCGCCCTATCACGGCGCCACCATCCGCGTGCCGGAGGCGGGAATCGTCGAGTTTTTCCAGCGGGTGTCCGACGCCATCGACATTCCGATCATGATCCAGGACGCGCCGGTCAGCGGCACGCCGCTGCCGGCCCCGCTGCTGGCCCGCATGGCGCGCGAGATCGCCAACGTCTCCTATTTCAAGATCGAGGTGCCGCAGGCGGCGGCCAAGCTGCGCACCCTGATCGAGCTGGGCGGCGACGCCATCGAGGGGCCGTGGGACGGCGAGGAGGCGATCACCCTGCTGGCCGACCTCGACGCCGGCGCCACCGGTGCCATGACCGGCGGCGGCTATCCGGACGGCATCCGCCAGATCGTCGATCCCTACCTGGCCGGCGACCGTGAGGCGGCGGTGGCCGCCTATGGGCGCTGGCTGCCGCTGATCAACCACGAGAACCGCCAGTGCGGCATCGCCACCGCCAAGATCCTGATGAAGGAGGGCGGCGTCATCAAGTCCGACGCGATGCGCCACCCGATGGCCAGCCCGCACCCCATCAGCCGCGAAGGCCTGCTGGACGCCGCCAAGCGGCTC
- a CDS encoding SMP-30/gluconolactonase/LRE family protein: MAQEARCVWQVRALLGEGPLWSPRQDAVYFVDIRGSRILRRGLSDGSQAGWELEDAACWLVESADGDGFIAGLRSRRVVRLRLEPGQVTITGEIARIEPDGFGNRLNDGKADALGRLWIGSMDDAEEAPAGSFYRIDADGAGGGSVTQVDTGYTVANGPALSPDGRTIYHTDSAARTVYAFDIGADGGLSGKRVHIRFTEADGYPDGMTCDAEGGLWIAHWDGARVSRFRPDGTLDRAVALPVSRVTSCVFAGPDLDRLFITTAAHGRDEEPLAGSLFECDPGVRGLPPCGFGSLRS; encoded by the coding sequence ATGGCGCAGGAAGCGCGTTGCGTCTGGCAGGTCCGGGCGCTGCTGGGGGAAGGTCCGCTCTGGTCCCCGCGGCAGGATGCCGTCTATTTCGTCGACATCCGGGGATCCCGCATCCTGCGCCGCGGCCTGTCCGACGGTTCGCAGGCGGGGTGGGAACTGGAGGATGCCGCCTGCTGGCTGGTGGAAAGCGCCGATGGCGACGGCTTCATCGCCGGCCTGCGCTCGCGCCGGGTGGTCCGGCTGCGGCTGGAGCCTGGTCAGGTGACGATCACCGGGGAGATTGCCCGAATCGAGCCCGACGGGTTCGGCAACCGCCTGAACGACGGCAAGGCCGACGCCCTGGGCCGGCTGTGGATCGGCAGCATGGACGATGCGGAGGAGGCGCCGGCCGGCAGCTTCTACCGCATCGACGCCGATGGGGCGGGAGGCGGCTCGGTCACGCAGGTCGACACCGGCTACACCGTCGCCAACGGCCCGGCGCTGTCGCCGGACGGCCGGACGATCTACCACACCGACAGCGCGGCGCGGACCGTCTATGCCTTCGACATCGGCGCCGACGGCGGCCTGTCGGGCAAGCGTGTCCATATCCGCTTCACCGAGGCCGACGGCTATCCCGACGGCATGACCTGCGATGCCGAGGGCGGCCTGTGGATCGCCCATTGGGACGGTGCCCGCGTCAGCCGGTTCCGCCCCGACGGGACCCTGGACCGCGCGGTCGCGCTGCCGGTGTCCCGCGTCACCTCCTGCGTTTTCGCCGGTCCGGACCTGGACCGGCTGTTCATCACCACCGCGGCGCATGGCCGGGATGAGGAGCCGCTGGCAGGATCGCTGTTCGAGTGTGATCCGGGCGTGCGCGGCCTTCCGCCCTGCGGGTTCGGAAGCCTGCGCTCCTGA
- a CDS encoding LysR family transcriptional regulator, with translation MTTQRFAPNWFQKARLKLRHLQLFAALDEHRNLHRAAASLNMSQPAASKLLGDLEETLGIELFDRHGRGIEPNWYGSMMIRHARMILSELQETGEELNTLLAGHSGRVSIGTVMAPAVELMVPVISSLTREHPNLKIAVAVETSDVLADRVRQGVMDFAIGRLPGHFDPTAFEYQEISSEELCFICRDGNPLLRLGRPLTAADLTDATWILQPVGTLLRDRVEALFRAEGARLPHKVIESASPVISMAMVAETDSVTVFARALAQVFSPSGCCAIMPFHKRFSVEPYGIFWLKDRPLSPGARTVLSAVRAASERKMRQKAAATPTAVMVDTEIHIDLPNNHI, from the coding sequence GTGACCACCCAACGTTTCGCGCCGAACTGGTTCCAGAAGGCGAGGCTGAAGCTGCGCCATCTCCAGCTGTTCGCGGCGCTCGACGAGCACCGCAACCTGCACCGCGCCGCCGCCAGCCTGAACATGTCGCAGCCCGCCGCCTCCAAACTGCTGGGCGACCTGGAGGAGACGCTGGGGATCGAGCTGTTCGACCGGCACGGCCGCGGGATCGAGCCGAACTGGTACGGCAGCATGATGATCCGCCATGCCCGGATGATCCTCAGCGAGTTGCAGGAGACGGGTGAGGAGCTGAACACCCTGCTCGCCGGCCACAGCGGCCGGGTGTCGATCGGCACCGTCATGGCCCCGGCGGTGGAGCTGATGGTGCCGGTCATCAGCAGCCTGACCCGCGAGCATCCCAACCTGAAGATCGCCGTGGCGGTGGAGACCAGCGACGTGCTGGCCGACCGGGTCCGCCAGGGGGTGATGGATTTCGCCATCGGCCGCCTGCCCGGCCATTTCGACCCCACCGCCTTCGAATATCAGGAGATCAGCAGCGAGGAGCTGTGCTTCATCTGCCGCGACGGCAACCCGCTGCTGCGGCTCGGCCGTCCGCTGACCGCCGCCGACCTGACCGACGCCACCTGGATCCTCCAGCCCGTCGGCACCCTGCTGCGCGACCGGGTGGAGGCGCTGTTCCGCGCCGAAGGCGCCCGGTTGCCGCACAAGGTGATCGAAAGCGCCTCTCCCGTCATCTCCATGGCGATGGTGGCGGAAACCGATTCGGTGACCGTCTTCGCCCGCGCTCTCGCCCAGGTGTTCTCGCCCAGCGGCTGCTGCGCCATCATGCCCTTCCACAAGCGTTTCAGCGTCGAGCCTTATGGCATCTTCTGGCTGAAGGACCGGCCGCTGTCGCCGGGCGCCCGCACCGTGCTGTCGGCGGTGCGCGCAGCGTCGGAGCGCAAGATGCGGCAGAAGGCGGCGGCCACCCCGACCGCCGTGATGGTCGATACCGAAATTCATATCGATTTGCCGAATAATCATATTTGA